A window of the Rhodoluna limnophila genome harbors these coding sequences:
- the dxs gene encoding 1-deoxy-D-xylulose-5-phosphate synthase: MTLLERISGPRDLDSLSAPELKRLCDEIRTYLVGAVSATGGHLGPNLGVVETTVAIHRVFDSPRDAVIFDTGHQSYVHKLLTGRKDLSSLRQKDGIAGYPQRSESEHDIVESSHASSSLSWADGIAKAFKLTKQDDRYVVAVIGDGALTGGMAWEALNNISDDNDRKLVIIVNDNGRSYAPTIGGLARYLNGVRTDANYRRLYKLSKKLFYKFGLIGRLVYSAARGAGKGLLSTFAPKGMFPNLDIKYIGPVDGHDIVAMEQALSQAKKYAAPVIVHAITEKGRGYDPAALNIDDQFHAVGKIDPETGESLEKSSGASWTSVFADEIVTIADQNPSVVGITGAMLIPVGLDKFAKKYPSRVFDVGIAEQHAVTSAAGMAFGGLHPVVAVYATFINRAFDQVLMDVALHKAGVTIVLDRSGVTGPDGASHHGMWDLSVLQIVPGIRIASPRDGLRLREELNEAVAVDNAPTVVRFSKGSVGAEIPAIRRTEDGVDVLSEAPSKDVLIVSVGAMATTALKVAELLAAQGIGATVLDPRWVVPVAPSVVSMAAEHRLVVSIEDGIKVGGVGTRIRQTLRAAQVDTALNEVGLPDEFLEHASRDEILERVGLTAQSIAIDIVAQVVGSKVPHARPLQDGSSSSAELNSH, encoded by the coding sequence ATGACTTTGTTAGAGCGGATTTCCGGACCTCGCGACCTTGATTCGCTAAGCGCACCCGAGCTAAAGCGGCTTTGTGACGAAATTCGCACCTACCTAGTAGGGGCGGTTTCGGCAACGGGTGGTCACCTTGGACCAAATCTTGGCGTAGTCGAAACAACTGTGGCAATCCACCGTGTTTTTGATTCACCACGTGATGCGGTTATTTTTGACACGGGTCATCAGTCCTATGTTCACAAATTACTTACCGGCCGCAAGGATCTGAGCTCACTACGTCAAAAAGACGGAATCGCAGGATACCCGCAGAGAAGCGAGTCAGAGCACGACATCGTTGAAAGCTCCCACGCCTCGTCTTCACTCTCTTGGGCTGACGGTATTGCCAAGGCATTCAAACTAACCAAGCAAGACGATCGGTATGTCGTTGCTGTAATTGGTGATGGAGCCTTGACCGGCGGCATGGCCTGGGAAGCACTAAACAATATCTCCGATGACAACGACCGAAAACTGGTCATTATTGTCAACGACAACGGCCGTTCATACGCGCCGACCATCGGTGGACTTGCCAGATACCTAAACGGTGTCAGGACTGATGCAAACTACAGAAGGCTCTACAAACTAAGTAAGAAGCTGTTCTACAAATTTGGCCTGATCGGTCGTCTGGTTTACTCAGCAGCAAGAGGCGCAGGAAAAGGCTTGCTAAGCACCTTTGCACCTAAGGGTATGTTTCCAAACCTAGACATAAAGTACATCGGCCCGGTAGATGGTCACGACATTGTTGCCATGGAACAGGCTTTGAGTCAGGCGAAGAAGTACGCGGCTCCAGTGATCGTGCACGCGATAACCGAAAAGGGTCGCGGGTACGACCCTGCGGCTCTAAACATCGACGACCAGTTCCACGCGGTGGGAAAGATTGACCCAGAAACAGGGGAGTCGCTGGAGAAGTCCTCAGGCGCATCGTGGACATCGGTGTTTGCAGATGAGATTGTAACCATCGCCGACCAGAACCCAAGCGTTGTCGGAATTACTGGTGCCATGCTGATTCCTGTTGGGCTCGATAAGTTTGCAAAGAAGTATCCAAGCCGAGTCTTTGATGTCGGTATTGCTGAGCAGCACGCCGTCACGTCTGCCGCGGGTATGGCTTTCGGTGGTCTCCACCCGGTGGTTGCCGTTTACGCGACATTCATCAACCGAGCATTCGACCAGGTCCTTATGGACGTTGCCCTTCACAAAGCTGGCGTAACAATTGTCTTGGACCGCTCTGGTGTGACAGGTCCCGATGGAGCGAGCCACCACGGTATGTGGGATCTCTCAGTTCTTCAGATTGTGCCGGGCATAAGAATTGCTTCACCAAGAGACGGCCTACGCCTTCGAGAGGAACTCAACGAGGCGGTAGCTGTAGACAATGCACCGACAGTAGTTCGTTTCTCTAAGGGGTCAGTCGGAGCTGAGATACCTGCAATCCGGCGAACCGAAGACGGCGTTGACGTCCTATCAGAAGCCCCAAGCAAGGACGTTTTGATCGTGAGCGTCGGAGCTATGGCAACAACCGCGTTGAAGGTGGCTGAGCTGCTCGCCGCCCAGGGTATCGGTGCAACGGTTCTCGACCCGCGGTGGGTGGTTCCGGTGGCACCGTCAGTGGTTTCAATGGCTGCTGAACACCGATTGGTAGTGTCAATCGAAGACGGCATCAAGGTTGGTGGCGTTGGCACGCGAATCAGACAAACATTGCGTGCGGCGCAGGTAGACACAGCTCTAAACGAGGTTGGTCTGCCGGACGAATTCCTTGAACACGCTTCGCGCGACGAAATCCTAGAACGAGTTGGGTTGACGGCACAGAGCATTGCAATTGACATTGTTGCCCAGGTTGTGGGGTCTAAGGTTCCGCATGCAAGACCACTCCAGGATGGTTCAAGCAGTTCAGCTGAGCTGAACTCCCACTAG
- the dut gene encoding dUTP diphosphatase, whose protein sequence is MLPAYAQPGDAGADLRSRINTVVPARGRVMVPTGVSIALPDGYVCLVHPRSGLAAKHGITVLNTPGTVDAGYRGEIAVNLYNTGEQDFSITAGDRIAQLVFQKVERANFIRVETLPESHRGDAGFGSTGVN, encoded by the coding sequence ATGCTCCCGGCCTATGCCCAGCCCGGTGACGCCGGTGCCGATTTGAGGTCCCGGATTAACACAGTTGTACCAGCACGAGGTCGAGTAATGGTTCCAACCGGTGTTTCTATCGCCCTGCCAGATGGCTATGTGTGTTTGGTACACCCACGGTCAGGATTGGCTGCTAAGCACGGAATTACGGTTCTGAACACGCCAGGTACCGTTGATGCCGGTTACCGCGGGGAGATCGCAGTAAATCTCTACAACACGGGGGAGCAGGACTTTTCAATCACCGCCGGAGACCGCATCGCCCAACTGGTGTTCCAGAAGGTGGAGCGTGCCAACTTTATCCGAGTGGAGACGCTACCCGAGAGCCACCGTGGCGATGCTGGATTTGGATCGACGGGTGTCAACTAG
- a CDS encoding dihydrofolate reductase family protein produces MIFSDHPELFELQPGWNVAMVISPNGLTADPSGSSDGISNREDRAMLGYLRSQSDLIVTTGATARAENYRSSKYAPLAIITTGSVDLSSIPAMQDSSIFSHYLITTKPNARLAKFTNVPEEHVLVVRDLQAAFLAIENLISVNPIAKILFEGGPLVTQELLRFKPETRFILTVSGVSPGAIEVAETFVQNRFGTALSDRPSISMQTTVNSYLVLP; encoded by the coding sequence GTGATTTTTTCAGACCACCCAGAATTATTTGAACTCCAACCTGGCTGGAATGTCGCTATGGTCATCTCACCAAATGGCTTAACTGCAGACCCTAGTGGCTCATCCGACGGCATTAGCAATCGTGAAGATCGTGCGATGCTCGGTTACCTCAGGAGTCAATCCGACTTGATTGTCACCACTGGGGCTACCGCTCGAGCTGAAAATTATCGAAGTTCAAAGTACGCTCCCCTAGCTATCATCACCACGGGCAGTGTTGACCTTTCAAGCATTCCTGCGATGCAGGATTCGAGTATTTTTTCCCACTATCTAATTACGACCAAGCCGAATGCACGACTTGCAAAGTTCACCAACGTGCCCGAAGAGCATGTGCTCGTTGTAAGGGATTTGCAGGCAGCCTTTTTGGCCATCGAAAACCTTATCTCAGTCAATCCAATCGCAAAAATTCTGTTTGAAGGTGGCCCATTGGTTACCCAAGAGCTGCTGAGATTCAAACCTGAGACAAGGTTCATCTTGACAGTTTCGGGCGTGTCCCCGGGTGCGATAGAAGTGGCTGAAACATTTGTACAGAATCGGTTCGGAACCGCACTCAGCGATCGTCCAAGCATATCGATGCAAACTACCGTAAACAGCTACTTAGTTTTGCCCTAA
- a CDS encoding DUF3710 domain-containing protein produces the protein MTASYSNGKSAPVDRHSAGPFDVSEVTDVSPYLDFGSMRVPPREGLQMRLDVEEGSKRVVAVTLEWNGSSVQLQAFAAPKSEGIWHEIRSGMQQSITTQGGQAEERIGSLGPELLARIPLMDEAGNAAGFRIARFIGVDGPKWFLRGVVGGAAINDPMAAADIDDLFRSVIVARGDIPLPPKDLLPLKMPGGTVAPPRSL, from the coding sequence ATGACGGCTTCATATTCAAACGGTAAGTCCGCTCCTGTGGACCGTCATTCCGCAGGCCCATTCGACGTTTCTGAGGTCACAGACGTAAGTCCGTATCTCGACTTTGGCTCTATGCGAGTTCCTCCTCGCGAAGGTCTACAAATGCGCTTGGACGTCGAGGAAGGTTCAAAACGCGTTGTCGCAGTTACCCTCGAGTGGAACGGCTCCTCAGTCCAGCTGCAAGCCTTCGCTGCGCCAAAATCAGAGGGCATTTGGCACGAAATTAGATCTGGAATGCAGCAATCAATCACCACCCAGGGTGGTCAGGCCGAAGAGCGGATCGGTTCTCTTGGTCCTGAATTACTGGCCCGCATCCCGCTGATGGATGAGGCTGGAAACGCAGCAGGTTTTCGGATAGCGCGCTTTATCGGCGTGGACGGCCCAAAGTGGTTCTTGCGCGGTGTTGTTGGTGGAGCTGCAATTAATGATCCGATGGCAGCAGCCGACATTGACGACCTATTCCGGTCGGTAATCGTGGCTCGTGGCGATATTCCACTGCCACCAAAGGACCTTTTGCCGCTAAAAATGCCCGGCGGAACCGTTGCGCCACCAAGGAGCCTCTAG
- a CDS encoding DUF3159 domain-containing protein has protein sequence MPKEQPSQLGVSKTDEGYSLTSKGVLGALGGWFGVFEAIVPATVFVILLSITNNAVVAVITAASLSAVSLLIQIIRKKPLTQAIAGSVGIAISAYLPLREGGQPADYFIQGFISNSIYFAVLLVSVLIRWPVVGLLISVLTAKTDMSWRHEPAILRRFQLVTLLWVGLFASRLLVQVPLYLTDQLAALGFFRVAMGVPLYAFLLWTTWLLTRETIRSRQ, from the coding sequence GTGCCGAAAGAACAACCCAGCCAGCTAGGGGTATCAAAAACAGACGAGGGTTACTCTCTGACTTCAAAAGGCGTTCTAGGTGCACTCGGTGGTTGGTTCGGAGTTTTCGAGGCCATTGTCCCGGCTACCGTTTTCGTAATTCTGCTGTCAATAACGAACAATGCAGTGGTAGCTGTGATTACGGCAGCTTCACTCTCTGCGGTCTCACTTCTAATCCAAATCATTCGAAAAAAGCCCCTGACTCAGGCAATTGCGGGTTCCGTCGGAATCGCCATCTCTGCATACCTACCGCTTCGCGAGGGTGGTCAACCCGCGGATTACTTCATCCAAGGATTCATCTCCAACAGCATCTATTTTGCGGTGCTTCTAGTTTCGGTTCTAATTCGCTGGCCTGTCGTCGGACTCTTAATCTCAGTATTGACCGCGAAAACCGACATGTCGTGGCGGCACGAACCGGCTATTTTACGCCGGTTTCAGCTAGTGACTCTGCTTTGGGTAGGACTTTTCGCCTCGAGGCTACTCGTTCAAGTTCCCCTGTATCTAACCGATCAACTTGCGGCCCTTGGCTTCTTTAGGGTAGCAATGGGCGTACCGTTGTACGCGTTTTTGCTATGGACCACTTGGTTACTCACCCGCGAAACAATTCGTTCACGTCAATAG
- a CDS encoding HRDC domain-containing protein: MNDQEQVELPLLKSARASVVFVDNQELLNEAVAVLANASGPFALDAERASGFKYSQRAYLIQVHRSGTPIYLVDPIAISPEFSTEPFRELAELLSQDEWVLHAASQDIPCLSELGFSPVSLFDTELGSRIAGLPRVSLGAVCEHFLGLRLAKEHSAVDWSTRPLHADWLNYAALDVDVLLELREKLEVELETLGKLDWARQEFANTARMKPKPPKADKWRSLTGLSALKDARKYAVAKAMWEARELLAIKLDVSPGRLIPDSAIVHVANTLPKSRPELAGDRAFVGRASRSYIDTWWTAVENGLKSRDLPPIKVKTEGIPNHRTWPGRFTDADNRLKAVKPVLQELSESLKIPAENLITPDFVRQVCWEPPVEASAYAIGHFLATLGARQWQIDLVAEPIHLAISAVSQGDED, translated from the coding sequence ATGAACGACCAAGAGCAAGTTGAACTTCCTCTGCTCAAAAGTGCCCGGGCAAGTGTCGTTTTTGTCGACAATCAGGAGCTGCTCAATGAAGCGGTTGCGGTTCTGGCAAATGCCTCGGGCCCATTCGCTCTCGATGCCGAGCGAGCTTCTGGATTTAAGTATTCTCAGCGTGCGTACCTTATCCAAGTGCACCGATCAGGAACACCGATTTACCTAGTTGACCCGATCGCGATTAGCCCTGAGTTTTCAACGGAACCCTTCAGAGAATTAGCCGAGTTGCTTTCTCAGGACGAGTGGGTTCTTCACGCCGCAAGCCAAGACATTCCCTGCCTTTCCGAGCTTGGGTTTAGTCCGGTCTCACTGTTCGACACTGAACTAGGTTCCAGAATCGCAGGTCTACCTCGCGTGAGCCTCGGAGCCGTCTGTGAGCACTTTCTGGGTCTCCGGTTAGCAAAGGAACATTCTGCGGTGGACTGGAGCACTCGCCCGCTTCACGCGGACTGGCTGAACTACGCTGCATTGGACGTCGACGTTCTGCTTGAACTTCGCGAGAAATTGGAAGTTGAACTCGAGACATTGGGCAAGCTCGACTGGGCTCGCCAAGAGTTTGCAAATACTGCAAGGATGAAACCCAAGCCGCCAAAGGCCGACAAATGGCGCTCCCTTACTGGTCTGAGTGCTCTTAAAGATGCCCGAAAGTACGCAGTAGCAAAGGCGATGTGGGAGGCAAGAGAATTGCTAGCAATAAAGCTAGACGTCTCACCTGGCCGCCTAATTCCTGATTCTGCGATCGTGCACGTTGCAAACACACTGCCCAAGTCGCGTCCTGAGTTGGCGGGCGATCGTGCCTTTGTTGGCCGTGCCAGTAGGTCATACATCGACACTTGGTGGACCGCCGTGGAGAATGGTCTCAAGTCTCGTGACTTACCACCTATCAAGGTGAAGACCGAGGGAATACCTAATCACCGCACTTGGCCGGGGCGTTTTACCGACGCAGACAACAGACTCAAAGCTGTCAAGCCTGTGCTGCAAGAGCTTTCGGAGTCGCTCAAAATTCCTGCCGAGAATCTCATAACACCGGACTTCGTTCGTCAAGTCTGTTGGGAGCCACCTGTGGAGGCAAGTGCCTATGCAATCGGGCATTTCCTAGCAACTCTTGGAGCTAGGCAGTGGCAGATAGATTTGGTCGCTGAACCGATTCACTTGGCCATTTCGGCCGTGAGCCAAGGCGACGAGGACTAA
- a CDS encoding DUF3000 family protein, protein MIEFDVPSDAPAEFRVALESLKHAAIRSEIDVETIPAPPAIASHAITFKANIKENLTGVEGDAGTGRFVMLWEPEPQEAWASRFRVVIFAKSPLETNIGADEEISDVVWAWLNEALQNRHAEFGAIAGTATRIMSTGYGSLSAQHDHAELELRASWSPLTTDIAGSFEAWLDLICIMSGFPNLPAGISTIDFSGRR, encoded by the coding sequence ATGATCGAGTTTGACGTCCCATCCGATGCCCCTGCTGAATTCCGAGTAGCCCTCGAGTCGCTTAAGCATGCCGCAATTCGGAGTGAAATCGACGTTGAAACCATCCCAGCACCACCTGCAATCGCATCTCATGCGATCACATTTAAAGCAAACATCAAAGAGAACCTAACCGGTGTTGAGGGTGACGCGGGTACAGGACGTTTTGTCATGCTTTGGGAGCCAGAACCCCAGGAGGCATGGGCGTCACGATTTAGAGTCGTCATTTTCGCCAAGTCGCCGCTTGAAACCAACATCGGTGCTGACGAAGAAATCAGTGATGTTGTTTGGGCATGGCTCAATGAGGCCCTCCAGAACCGGCACGCTGAGTTTGGTGCGATTGCTGGAACTGCTACCAGAATTATGTCTACTGGATACGGTTCACTAAGCGCGCAGCATGATCACGCTGAGCTGGAACTTCGTGCGTCTTGGTCACCGTTGACCACAGATATTGCCGGCAGCTTCGAAGCGTGGTTGGACCTTATCTGCATCATGTCAGGATTCCCAAACCTACCTGCAGGGATATCTACTATTGACTTCTCGGGTCGTCGATGA
- a CDS encoding SufE family protein, whose translation MQSVDEIVEDFNAVGVNDRLTLLLEYSEALPELPARYKDHPDLLERVEECQSPIFLFVEVDDAKLVHLFFTAPAESPTTRGFASILHSALDGHSVEEVLAVDDDFPSRIGLSAAVSPLRMRGMRGMLARIKRQVTEKSA comes from the coding sequence GTGCAAAGTGTTGATGAAATAGTTGAAGATTTCAACGCAGTGGGCGTAAACGACCGCTTGACCCTACTGCTTGAGTATTCCGAGGCGCTACCAGAGCTTCCGGCAAGATACAAGGACCACCCAGATTTACTGGAACGCGTAGAAGAGTGCCAGAGCCCAATTTTCCTTTTCGTAGAGGTCGATGACGCCAAGTTGGTGCACCTGTTCTTCACCGCACCAGCCGAGTCTCCTACAACTCGCGGATTTGCATCGATTCTGCATTCCGCTCTTGATGGGCATTCGGTAGAAGAGGTGCTAGCGGTCGATGACGATTTTCCGTCGCGTATCGGTCTTTCCGCCGCGGTCTCCCCGCTGCGCATGAGGGGTATGCGAGGAATGTTGGCCCGCATTAAGAGGCAAGTCACCGAAAAGTCAGCCTAG
- a CDS encoding DUF3093 domain-containing protein, protein MTSLKTSSAIRFEERVYPSVGAFGASLMVWPTIWLALAPLNSTLGAVLGLVLNLGVVALMYFGAPMVVVTDDEISVGRARIQLSLVAEPRKITKEERRAEIGPKLNARAYLQLQATVKEMVRVKVLDDSDPTPYWIFSTRNADEVCRLIKG, encoded by the coding sequence ATGACTTCGCTAAAGACAAGCTCGGCTATTCGCTTCGAGGAGAGGGTTTACCCGAGCGTTGGTGCCTTCGGTGCATCACTGATGGTTTGGCCGACGATTTGGCTAGCCTTGGCCCCACTAAACAGCACACTGGGGGCAGTGCTCGGACTTGTGCTGAACCTAGGCGTAGTAGCCCTGATGTACTTCGGTGCACCAATGGTTGTCGTAACCGACGACGAAATTTCTGTCGGTAGGGCAAGAATCCAGTTGTCGCTGGTTGCCGAACCGAGGAAAATTACTAAAGAGGAGCGTCGTGCCGAGATTGGGCCGAAGCTAAATGCTCGCGCTTATCTACAGTTGCAGGCAACTGTGAAAGAAATGGTGCGGGTCAAGGTTCTCGATGATTCGGATCCGACACCGTACTGGATTTTTTCAACCCGAAACGCTGACGAAGTCTGCAGGCTCATCAAGGGTTAG
- a CDS encoding sulfurtransferase, with amino-acid sequence MTIEFDQTAKFAEYADPSVLVSTAWLANNLNREGLVVVESDEDVLLYEIGHIPGAVKVDWHTELNDTVLRDYVSDEEFAALMSRKGISRDTTVVVYGDKSNWWAAYAMWVFKLFGHPDVRLLDGGREAWIAEGRELTREATQVTPAEYPVVKRDDSTLRAFRDDVLAHFGNPLIDVRSTEEYTGERTHMPAYPDEGALRGGHIPSAKSVPWARAAGENGVFKSRAELEEIYLDEAGLKAGDNVIAYCRIGERSSHTWFVLNYLLGFENVRNYDGSWTEWGSLVGVPIVKGIEPGLAPAAK; translated from the coding sequence ATGACGATTGAATTCGACCAGACAGCCAAGTTCGCAGAGTACGCCGATCCATCGGTGTTGGTTTCTACTGCATGGCTGGCGAACAACCTAAACCGCGAGGGACTCGTTGTTGTTGAATCAGATGAAGATGTTCTTCTGTATGAAATTGGACACATCCCCGGCGCAGTCAAAGTGGACTGGCACACCGAACTAAACGACACAGTTCTTCGCGACTATGTTTCTGACGAGGAGTTTGCCGCGCTCATGTCACGCAAGGGCATCTCGCGTGACACCACGGTTGTCGTCTACGGAGATAAAAGTAACTGGTGGGCTGCCTACGCAATGTGGGTGTTCAAACTGTTTGGCCACCCGGATGTTCGCCTACTTGATGGCGGACGAGAGGCGTGGATTGCTGAAGGTCGCGAATTGACCCGCGAGGCTACCCAAGTTACCCCTGCCGAGTATCCGGTTGTAAAGCGCGACGACAGCACCCTCCGTGCTTTCCGCGATGATGTTCTAGCGCATTTCGGTAATCCCCTAATTGATGTTCGCTCAACAGAGGAGTACACCGGTGAGCGCACCCACATGCCTGCATACCCTGATGAGGGTGCGCTTCGTGGTGGCCACATTCCATCAGCTAAATCTGTCCCTTGGGCTCGTGCTGCTGGCGAGAACGGTGTGTTCAAGTCTCGTGCTGAGCTTGAGGAAATTTATCTGGATGAAGCCGGCTTGAAAGCTGGCGACAATGTGATCGCATATTGCCGCATCGGTGAGCGTTCGAGTCACACCTGGTTTGTTTTGAACTACCTCCTGGGCTTCGAGAATGTTCGCAACTACGACGGTTCGTGGACTGAGTGGGGCAGCTTGGTTGGCGTGCCAATCGTTAAGGGCATCGAGCCTGGTCTAGCGCCTGCGGCTAAGTAG
- the acnA gene encoding aconitate hydratase AcnA — protein MSKVNSFGSADLLKVGSQEYRIFKLNSVDAKTLPYSLKVLLENLLRTEDGANITADHINALVNWDPTAEPDVEIQFTPARVIMQDFTGVPCVVDLATMREAVAELGGDPKRINPLAPAELVIDHSVQIDVAGSPDAFERNVEFEYNRNGERYQFLRWGQTAFDDFKVVPPGTGIVHQVNIEYLARTVMAREVNGELQAYPDSCVGTDSHTTMVNGLGVLGWGVGGIEAEAAMLGQPVSMLIPKVVGFKLTGQISTGVTATDVVLTITEMLRKHGVVGKFVEFYGAGVTSVPLANRATIGNMSPEFGSTAAMFPIDEVTLDYLRVTGRPQEQIDLVEAYAKAQGLWHDPSIEPRFSEYLELDLSTVVPSIAGPKRPQDRIVLSKAKESFESVLPTYSAQASKPTAVKGQSFAMDNGHVAIASITSCTNTSNPSVMLAAGLVARKAVEKGLTAKPWVKTSLAPGSKVVTEYYNKAGLTKDLDALGFNLVGYGCATCIGNSGPLSDEISEAINHNDLAVTAVLSGNRNFEGRISPDVKMNYLASPPLVIAYALAGTMDFDFETDALGEGLDGQPVYLRDIWPTAEEVQKTIDESINSDMFKTQYAGVFEGDDRWKSLPTPKGDVFEWDAKSTYVRKPPYFDGMKITPDAVKDIKGARVLAKLGDSVTTDHISPAGSIKVDSPAGQYLTEHGISRVDFNSYGSRRGNHEVMIRGTFANIRLRNQLLNDVEGGYTRDFTQAEGPQAFIYDASSNYQAQGTPLVILGGKEYGSGSSRDWAAKGTSLLGVRAVITESFERIHRSNLIGMGVLPLQFPAGQTADSLGLDGTEEFEITGIEELNAGTTPKTVRVVAKPSSHSAAGKPTVEFDAVVRIDTPGEADYYRNGGILQYVLRSLVA, from the coding sequence ATGTCTAAAGTCAACAGTTTTGGTTCCGCTGACCTTCTTAAGGTTGGTTCTCAGGAATACCGCATATTCAAGCTCAATTCAGTCGACGCGAAGACCCTTCCTTACAGCCTTAAAGTTCTGCTTGAGAACCTATTGCGTACCGAAGATGGTGCCAACATCACTGCAGACCACATCAACGCTTTGGTCAACTGGGATCCAACAGCCGAGCCCGATGTAGAAATCCAGTTCACCCCAGCCCGCGTAATCATGCAGGACTTCACCGGCGTTCCTTGTGTTGTCGACTTGGCTACCATGCGTGAAGCCGTTGCTGAACTCGGAGGCGACCCGAAGCGCATCAATCCACTTGCACCAGCTGAATTGGTAATCGACCACTCAGTTCAGATCGACGTTGCTGGTTCGCCAGACGCGTTTGAGCGCAACGTTGAGTTTGAATACAACCGCAACGGAGAGCGTTACCAGTTCCTTCGCTGGGGTCAAACTGCATTCGACGACTTCAAGGTAGTTCCACCGGGCACCGGCATTGTGCACCAGGTGAACATCGAATACCTTGCTCGTACCGTAATGGCGCGTGAAGTAAATGGTGAACTTCAGGCGTACCCAGATAGCTGCGTGGGTACCGACTCACACACCACGATGGTCAACGGCCTTGGAGTTCTAGGCTGGGGTGTTGGTGGAATCGAGGCCGAGGCAGCAATGCTAGGTCAGCCGGTGTCTATGCTTATCCCGAAGGTAGTCGGCTTCAAATTGACTGGCCAGATTTCAACCGGCGTAACCGCCACCGACGTTGTTCTAACCATCACCGAGATGCTGCGTAAGCACGGTGTGGTTGGCAAGTTCGTAGAGTTCTACGGTGCTGGCGTAACATCAGTTCCTCTTGCAAACCGTGCAACCATCGGCAACATGAGCCCAGAGTTCGGCTCAACTGCCGCTATGTTCCCGATCGATGAAGTCACCCTTGATTACCTTCGTGTCACTGGGCGTCCACAAGAGCAGATCGATCTCGTCGAGGCGTATGCAAAGGCTCAGGGGCTTTGGCACGACCCAAGCATCGAACCTCGCTTCAGCGAGTACCTAGAGCTGGACCTGAGCACCGTCGTTCCTTCAATCGCGGGTCCAAAGCGCCCACAGGACCGAATTGTGCTGAGCAAGGCCAAGGAGTCGTTTGAGTCTGTCTTGCCTACATATTCAGCCCAGGCCTCAAAGCCAACAGCGGTTAAGGGTCAATCATTTGCAATGGACAACGGTCACGTTGCAATTGCGTCGATTACTTCTTGTACCAACACTTCTAACCCATCAGTGATGCTTGCGGCCGGTCTAGTTGCTCGCAAGGCAGTTGAGAAGGGCCTAACGGCTAAGCCATGGGTCAAGACCTCGCTAGCACCTGGTTCAAAGGTTGTTACTGAGTACTACAACAAAGCTGGCCTTACCAAGGATCTAGACGCTCTTGGCTTCAACCTGGTCGGTTACGGATGTGCAACCTGCATTGGTAACTCAGGCCCACTGTCTGACGAGATTTCAGAGGCGATCAACCACAATGATCTTGCCGTCACCGCTGTACTCTCTGGAAACCGCAACTTCGAGGGTCGAATTAGCCCAGACGTCAAGATGAACTACCTCGCTTCGCCGCCCCTGGTAATTGCCTACGCACTGGCCGGAACCATGGACTTTGACTTCGAGACCGACGCACTTGGCGAGGGACTAGACGGTCAGCCTGTCTATCTGCGCGACATCTGGCCAACTGCCGAAGAAGTGCAGAAGACCATCGACGAGTCAATTAACTCGGACATGTTCAAGACTCAGTATGCAGGCGTATTCGAGGGCGACGACCGATGGAAGTCTCTTCCGACTCCAAAGGGCGATGTTTTTGAGTGGGACGCCAAGTCGACCTACGTTCGCAAGCCGCCATATTTTGACGGCATGAAGATTACTCCAGATGCTGTGAAGGACATCAAGGGCGCCCGCGTTCTTGCCAAGCTTGGCGATTCGGTCACCACCGACCACATCAGCCCTGCTGGTTCGATCAAGGTTGACTCTCCGGCGGGTCAGTACCTGACTGAACACGGAATCTCTCGCGTGGACTTCAACAGCTATGGCTCACGTCGCGGAAACCACGAGGTAATGATTCGCGGAACTTTTGCCAACATTCGCCTACGCAACCAGCTTCTGAATGACGTCGAAGGCGGCTACACCCGTGACTTCACCCAGGCAGAGGGGCCCCAGGCGTTTATCTATGACGCTTCGAGTAACTACCAGGCACAGGGAACCCCACTGGTAATTCTCGGTGGCAAAGAATACGGATCCGGTTCATCGCGTGACTGGGCTGCCAAGGGAACAAGCCTGTTGGGTGTCCGCGCGGTCATTACCGAAAGCTTTGAGCGTATTCACCGAAGCAACCTCATCGGAATGGGTGTATTGCCACTTCAGTTCCCTGCAGGTCAAACAGCTGATTCACTCGGGCTTGATGGTACTGAAGAGTTTGAGATCACCGGCATTGAAGAATTGAATGCCGGAACTACTCCAAAGACAGTTCGCGTAGTCGCTAAGCCGTCATCTCACTCGGCAGCGGGCAAGCCTACCGTTGAGTTTGATGCTGTGGTACGCATTGACACTCCTGGTGAAGCGGATTACTACCGCAACGGAGGAATTCTCCAGTACGTACTTCGTAGCCTGGTTGCTTAA